The bacterium genome contains the following window.
GTGCGGAACGAATGCGCCGAAGCTCTGGCCGGCGCTGCCGGTGAAGCGGATGCGAATCGTATTGTCGGGCAGGCCTTCGAGGCCGTGTCTCTTCGAGACCTCATGTCCGAGCATCGCGCCGACGGTGCGATTGACGTTGCGGATCGGCAGTTCCATCTGGACCGGCTCGGTCTTCTTGATGGCCGGTTGACACGCTTCGATCATCCGGTGGTCCAGAGCGTCTTCGAGTCCGTGATTCTGACTCGTGACGCGGTGAACGGCGACGCCTTCAAAAGGGGGTGTCGGTTGCTTCAGGATGGCCGCGAAGTCGAGCCCGCGTTCTCTCAGTTTCCACGGTCGGATGTCGGGGTTCGGTTCGAGCAGGTCTGTGCGGCCAATCATCTCGTCGATCGTGCGCAGGCCCAGTTCAGCCATGATCTCGCGCAGTTCGCGTGCGATGAATCGGAAGAAGTTGACTACGTAGTCCGCAGAGCCCGAGAAATTCTTGCGCAAGTCGCTGTTCTGGGTGGCGATGCCGACCGGGCAGGTATTGAGGTGGCAGACGCGCATCACGATACACCCGAGCGATACGAGCGCGATCGTGCCGAAGCCGAACTCGTCTGCTCCCAGCATTGCACCGATGGCCACATCTTTGCCCGTTCGGAACTGACCGTCGACGTGCACGCGAATCCGTCCACGCAGATCGTTCATGACCAGGGCTTGTTGGGTTTCGGACAGGCCGATTTCCCAAGGCACTCCCGCGTGTTTGATGGAAGTCTGAGGCGAAGCGCCCGTACCGCCTTCGTAACCCGCGATCTGTACCGACTCGGCGTGACCTTTGGATACACCGGCTGCGATCGTGCCCACGCCGCTGACCGAGACCAGCTTGACGCTGATATCCGCGGAGGGGTTGGCATTCTTCAGATCGTGAATCAATTGCGAGAGATCTTCGATCGAATAGATGTCGTGGTGAGGCGGAGGAGAGATCAATCCCACACCTGGCGTCGAGTTTCGTACACGGGCGATGGTGTTGTTGACCTTATGCGCAGGTAGCTGGCCGCCTTCACCGGGCTTTGCTCCCTGGGCCACCTTGATCTGAAGCTCGTCAGCGTTCGTGAGATACCAGCTGGTGACACCGAAGCGGCCCGAGGCGACCTGCTTGATCGCGCTGCGGCGCCAGTCGCCATTGGGATCGCGTGTGAAACGCGCCGGATCTTCTCCGCCTTCTCCGCTGTTGCTCTTGCCGCCGATACGGTTCATGGCAATCGCGAGGGTTTCGTGGGCTTCGGAGCTGATCGAACCGAAGGACATCGCGCCCGTACAGAAGCGCTTCAGGATGCTCTCTTCGGCTTCTACTTCGTCGATGGGAATCGGTGTTCGCCCATCTTTCTTGAAACGCAGCATGCCGCGGATGGTGTACAACTCGCGGGACTGATCGTTGATCATTTCCGCGTATTCCTGGTACTGCTCGTAGTCGTTGTTGCGAGTCGCTCGCTGAATTGTCTGGATCGTCTGCGGATTGAGTAGGTGCCGCTCTCCGCCACGTCTCCACTGGTACTCACCGCCTTGATCCAGTTGGTCGTTCACTTGACCATTGCGCGGGTAGGCGTATTCGTGGCGCAGACGCGCTTCTTCGGCGATCGACCAGAGATCGGAACCACCGATACGCGTAGTGGTGTCTGTAAAGAACTCGTCGACGACAGGTTGTGAGAGACCGACCGCTTCGTAGATCTGGGCGCCGCGATAACTCGCCAGCGTCGAGATGCCCATCTTTGCAAAGATCTTCAGCAAGCCCTTGCCGATGGCCTGCGTATAGTTCGTGACGGCCTGCTCAAAGCCGATGTCCTGAGGAACGAACGCACTTTCAACCAGTAGTTCGCGGATTGTGTCGAAAGCGACGTACGGGTTGACTGCGGCTGCGCCGTAACCGATCAGGACGGCGAAGTGCGCAATCTCGCGTGCTTCGCCGGTTTCGACGATCAGGCCACAGAGCATCCGCAGGCCTTCACCGATCAAATGATGGTGGACTGCGCCGGTGGCCAGCAGACTGGGAATGGGCAGCTTGTTGGAGCCCGCGGTCCGATCCGAGAGGATCAATACATTGGCACCGCTGTGCACGGCATCCACCGCTTCGCTGCGAATCCGATCGAGCGCGATTCGCAGATTGGCCTCAGCGTTGTTCCCGTCGGCCGGTTCTTCGAATACGCAGGCGATCGTTACAGCTCTGAGGTGCGGATGTTCCACCTGACGGATCTTTTCGAGATCCTCGGTGCGCAATACGGGCTGGTCGAGTTGCAGCAAGCGGGCGTGCTCGGGTGTTTCTTCGAGAAGATTTCGCTCAGCGCCCACAGTGGAGATCAGCGACATCACGCTGTCTTCGCGGATCGAATCGATCGCGGGGTTCGTAACCTGAGCGAACATCTGCTTGAAGTAGTTGAACAGCAGGTGAGGGCGATCGGATAACGCCGCAATCGGCGTATCATTGCCCATTGAGCCAGTCGCTTCGCCGCCATTGGCGACCATCGGTGCGATCAATACGCGCAGGTCTTCGAGTGTGTAGCCGAACATCTGCTGACGTTTGAGTCGATCGCTCTCTCCATCGGGTACCGGGCGCAGCTGGCGTTCTGGCAGATCGCCCAGCTTTACCAGATTGGCGTCGACCCATTCCCGGTACGGCTGTCGACCCGAGTAGTAGGACTTGAGTTCCTCATCGGGAATGATTCGTCCCTGCTCGGTGTCGATCAGAAGCATGCGACCGGGTTGCAGACGTCCCTTGTATTTGACGTCCTCGGGGTTGATCGGAAGAACGCCGGCCTCGGAACTCAGGACGATGAAACCGTCTTTCGTCACCCAGTAGCGCGACGGGCGCAGGCCATTGCGATCGAGAACTCCGGCGACTCGTGTTCCGTCGGTGAAGGCCATGGAGGCAGGTCCGTCCCAGGGCTCCATCAAGCACTGGTGGTACTGGTAGAAAGCCTTCTTCTGATCCGGCATCAGCGGGTCGCGGTCCCAGGCTTCGGGAACTAGCATCATCATGGCATGGGCGATGTCGCGTCCGGACAGCGACAGGAATTCCAGAGCGTTGCCGATCTGCGCCGAGTCAGAGAAATGCGGCGTGATGATCGGGAAGATCTTGTGGATGTCATCGCCCCAGAGATCGGACTTCATGATCGCTTCGCGTGCGCGCATCCAGTTGTGGTTGCCTCGCACCGTGTTGATCTCGCCGTTGTGACAGAGCGTCCTGAACGGTTGTGCCAGATCCCAGGTGGGCCAGGTATTGGTGCTATAGCGCTGGTGAACCAGTGCCAGAGAAGTCTCCATGGCCGGATCGGCGAGGTCGGGATAGAACTGCTTGATCTGATAGGCGAGCAGCAATCCCTTGTAGACGATCGTGCGTCCGGACAGACTGCAGACGTAGAAGTCTTTCAGGTCGCGTTCGCGCGCGGCCTGCTCCACCTGCTTGCGGATGACGAAGAGCTTGCGTTCGAAGGCGTCGGCATCGAGGTCCGCTCCCGGTAGGATGAAGATCTGCCGCACGAACGGGCATTGGCGTCGTGCGGTGACTCCGATTTCTTCGGGAACGATAGGAACGTCGCGCCAGCCGAGAACGTGCTGACCTTCCGAGGAGACGAATTCTTCCAGCAGTTCCTCACAGGCCTTTCTCCGGCTCGCGTCGACGGGCAGGAATACCTGACCCACGCCATATTCACCGAGTTCGGGCAGCTGAATGCCCGTGGTGGCACACGCCTTGAGCAGGAAACCGTGA
Protein-coding sequences here:
- the gltB gene encoding glutamate synthase large subunit, with the translated sequence MSHPGMPEKQGLYDPKFEHDACGIGFVCDIEGRRSHEVVQRGLQVLVNLTHRGAAGSDPETGDGAGIQLQIPHGFLLKACATTGIQLPELGEYGVGQVFLPVDASRRKACEELLEEFVSSEGQHVLGWRDVPIVPEEIGVTARRQCPFVRQIFILPGADLDADAFERKLFVIRKQVEQAARERDLKDFYVCSLSGRTIVYKGLLLAYQIKQFYPDLADPAMETSLALVHQRYSTNTWPTWDLAQPFRTLCHNGEINTVRGNHNWMRAREAIMKSDLWGDDIHKIFPIITPHFSDSAQIGNALEFLSLSGRDIAHAMMMLVPEAWDRDPLMPDQKKAFYQYHQCLMEPWDGPASMAFTDGTRVAGVLDRNGLRPSRYWVTKDGFIVLSSEAGVLPINPEDVKYKGRLQPGRMLLIDTEQGRIIPDEELKSYYSGRQPYREWVDANLVKLGDLPERQLRPVPDGESDRLKRQQMFGYTLEDLRVLIAPMVANGGEATGSMGNDTPIAALSDRPHLLFNYFKQMFAQVTNPAIDSIREDSVMSLISTVGAERNLLEETPEHARLLQLDQPVLRTEDLEKIRQVEHPHLRAVTIACVFEEPADGNNAEANLRIALDRIRSEAVDAVHSGANVLILSDRTAGSNKLPIPSLLATGAVHHHLIGEGLRMLCGLIVETGEAREIAHFAVLIGYGAAAVNPYVAFDTIRELLVESAFVPQDIGFEQAVTNYTQAIGKGLLKIFAKMGISTLASYRGAQIYEAVGLSQPVVDEFFTDTTTRIGGSDLWSIAEEARLRHEYAYPRNGQVNDQLDQGGEYQWRRGGERHLLNPQTIQTIQRATRNNDYEQYQEYAEMINDQSRELYTIRGMLRFKKDGRTPIPIDEVEAEESILKRFCTGAMSFGSISSEAHETLAIAMNRIGGKSNSGEGGEDPARFTRDPNGDWRRSAIKQVASGRFGVTSWYLTNADELQIKVAQGAKPGEGGQLPAHKVNNTIARVRNSTPGVGLISPPPHHDIYSIEDLSQLIHDLKNANPSADISVKLVSVSGVGTIAAGVSKGHAESVQIAGYEGGTGASPQTSIKHAGVPWEIGLSETQQALVMNDLRGRIRVHVDGQFRTGKDVAIGAMLGADEFGFGTIALVSLGCIVMRVCHLNTCPVGIATQNSDLRKNFSGSADYVVNFFRFIARELREIMAELGLRTIDEMIGRTDLLEPNPDIRPWKLRERGLDFAAILKQPTPPFEGVAVHRVTSQNHGLEDALDHRMIEACQPAIKKTEPVQMELPIRNVNRTVGAMLGHEVSKRHGLEGLPDNTIRIRFTGSAGQSFGAFVPHGITLTLVGDSNDYTGKGLSGGRLVVYPHRDSTFKPSENIIIGNVTLYGATGGEAYFRGMAGERFCVRNSGAIAVVEGVGDHGCEYMTGGRVVVLGPTGRNFAAGMSGGIAYVLDPVGKFPDLCNPGLVDLERVESEEDARELRSMIEAHFRHTRSNTAEQVLEKWATTMPRFVKVMPRDYKRALQGIEFADGSS